GACGGTGTCGGCATCAACTTCTCGATCGGTGCCATTATCCAATTTTCCTGCGCTGAATATCTTTGGACCATCGTCGTCCACCAGCGCAATTACCATCCCGTAGTTCTTGTGGTCAAAGGTCTCGTGTAAGAATTTTGGAACTTCGGGCAAACCGCGATGCCATGGGTGAACGAAGGCGAAGGAGCAAACGGGCTTGGACATCCGGCTTCATGCTGGGGGAACAGCTGGTTATTCGGCGTTCATTGGCTTCGAAAAGCGTCAGCGACGGGGTGTAGTCGTGCTTCTCAATCAACATGGAGAGTTGCATTCCGATCCGATTGGAAAGCTCGTCCTCGAAAGTGTGGCGTTGACTCCGCACATCGCCAGCACGCTTACGACAGGAAAGGAAGTCGTTGGTATTGGAACGAAACTCGAGTTTGATTCGCAAAGTCACTGCCTCCAGATTACAAAGATCATTCCGAATTCACCGGCGGAGGAGTTAGGGCTGACCGCCGGCTTGCTCGTGCAACAAATCGACGGTATTTCAACGACTCACAAGAGCGTCTTGGAATGTTCAGCTCTTATTCGGGGA
The sequence above is drawn from the Pirellulales bacterium genome and encodes:
- a CDS encoding PDZ domain-containing protein, with the translated sequence MDIRLHAGGTAGYSAFIGFEKRQRRGVVVLLNQHGELHSDPIGKLVLESVALTPHIASTLTTGKEVVGIGTKLEFDSQSHCLQITKIIPNSPAEELGLTAGLLVQQIDGISTTHKSVLECSALIRGDAGTSVRLEVFDPTKKETRTIELIRRKVNI